A DNA window from Calliphora vicina chromosome 1, idCalVici1.1, whole genome shotgun sequence contains the following coding sequences:
- the neur gene encoding protein neuralized isoform X1, with protein sequence MGLTEIPTGYMAQNSGGHVMVMEQHHHHHHHVEHHDKDKMSSKKKMHLLKKIKKRFGLVRRSPSSCPGPNNLPPLQFHHVHGDNIRISRDGTLARRFESFCRAITFSARPVRINERICVKFAEISNNWNGGIRFGFTSNDPSTLEGTLPKYACPDLTNRPGFWAKALHEQYCEKDNVLYYYVNSAGDVIYGINNEEKGVILSGIDTRGLLWTIIDIYGNCTGIEFLDARIYMYQQSGGVGMPPALMAPGMTGTLPGPQMAGGGLNPHHPNQQSRRSLPAGQYEHELERTVMTSMQSLNLAGDQVALASDLANGLPPLRYNANGRLIPVPFHITKGRNVRLSHDRFIASRTENDFCQGYVFTARPIRIGEKIIVQILKTEQMYVGALALGLTSCNPSALQPGDLPNDSDFLLDRPEYWVVSKDIAAAPQRGDEIAFFVAPNGEVTISKNNGPAVVVMHVDQSLQLWAFLDVYGSTQSVRMFRQQLPNMVNYPPSAVAGSSQRIVNMPVSESINSLNSQISENRKIIHPSQLNVTHGTISASTSTLASMQSTNNLAAGTNSGILNGTCSPPSAGGRMISMPSNGEMIQIQPNGGGTVLVVNLPPATSAMDLNSALSASQARIQQTANTTNSNSNATCSSGASSSSNVNTLVGNINNAQFMEPHTASSIAANNCASVTSNKLIDHTDSAGAECTICYENQIDSVLYSCGHMCMCYDCAIEQWRGVGGGQCPLCRAVIRDVIRTYTT encoded by the exons atgggTCTTACTGAAATACCAACTGGCTATATGGCTCAAAATTCGGGTGGCCATGTTATGGTTATGGAACAgcatcatcaccatcatcatcatgtgGAACATCATGACAAGGATAAAATGAGTAGTAAAAAGAAAATGCATTTgctgaaaaaaatcaaaaaacgttttGGATTGG TACGTCGTTCACCATCATCTTGCCCTGGTCCCAACAACTTGCCACCCCTACAATTTCACCACGTTCACGGCGACAACATACGCATTTCCCGCGATGGTACACTGGCACGACGTTTCGAGAGTTTCTGTCGCGCCATCACCTTTTCGGCCCGTCCCGTACGCATTAACGAACGTATTTGTGTGAAGTTTGCTGAAATTTCCAATAATTGGAATGGCGGCATACGTTTCGGTTTCACCAGCAATGATCCCTCCACTTTGGAGGGCACACTACCCAAATATGCCTGTCCCGATTTAACGAATCGTCCTGGCTTCTGGGCTAAAGCTTTGCATGAGCAATACTGCGAGAAGGACAATGTTCTGTACTACTATGTCAATTCGGCGGGAGATGTTATTTATGGCATCAACAATGAGGAGAAGGGTGTGATATTGTCGGGTATTGACACCAGAGGTTTACTATGGACTATTATTGATATTTATGGCAATTGTACGGGTATTGAGTTTTTGGATGCTCGCATTTATATGTATCAACAGAGTGGTGGTGTGGGCATGCCACCCGCTTTAATGGCTCCCGGCATGACGGGCACTTTGCCCGGTCCACAGATGGCAGGCGGAGGTTTGAATCCTCATCATCCTAATCAACAGTCGAGAAGATCCCTGCCAGCCGGCCAGTATGAACATGAATTGGAGCGCACCGTTATGACTTCTATGCAGTCCCTTAATTTGGCTGGCGATCAAGTAGCGTTGGCTTCTGATTTGGCCAATGGCTTGCCCCCACTAAGATATAATGCCAATGGTCGTTTGATACCCGTACCCTTTCACATTACCAAAGGACGTAATGTACGTTTATCGCACGACCGCTTTATAGCCTCACGCACGGAAAATGATTTCTGTCAAGGTTATGTTTTCACTGCCCGTCCCATCAGAATAGGGGAGAAAATAATTGTGCAAATACTGAAAACCGAACAAATGTATGTGGGAGCCTTGGCTTTGGGCTTGACCTCCTGCAATCCATCGGCCTTGCAGCCCGGAGATTTGCCCAATGATTCTGATTTCCTATTAGATCGTCCCGAATACTGGGTGGTGAGCAAGGATATAGCAGCCGCCCCTCAAAGAGGTGATGAGATTGCCTTCTTTGTGGCGCCCAATGGGGAAGTAACCATCAGTAAAAATAATGGCCCAGCGGTAGTGGTGATGCATGTCGATCAATCTTTACAATTGTGGGCCTTTTTGGATGTCTATGGTTCTACCCAGTCGGTGCGCATGTTCCGTCAACAACTGCCCAATATGGTAAATTATCCGCCCTCGGCCGTGGCTGGCTCCTCGCAGCGCATAGTCAACATGCCCGTTTCCGAGTCAATCAATAGTCTGAATAGTCAAATCTCTGAGAATCGCAAAATCATACACCCATCCCAGTTGAATGTAACACACGGCACTATAAGCGCCTCCACCTCCACATTGGCCTCGATGCAATCGACCAATAATCTGGCAGCCGGTACCAACTCAGGTATATTAAATGGTACTTGCTCACCGCCCTCCGCCGGCGGTCGTATGATCAGTATGCCCTCGAATGGCGAAATGATACAAATACAGCCGAACGGCGGCGGCACAGTGTTGGTTGTGAATTTACCGCCTGCCACTTCAGCCATGGATTTGAATAGTGCTTTGTCGGCCTCACAGGCACGCATCCAACAGACTGCGAATACAACGAACTCGAACTCGAATGCTACATGCTCAAGTGGTGCCAGCAGTAGTTCAAATGTTAATACACTAGTGGGAAATATTAATAACGCACAATTTATGGAG cCTCATACTGCCTCTTCTATTGCCGCTAACAATTGTGCCTCGGTAACCAGCAATAAATTAATAGATCACACCGATTCAGCTGGTGCTGAATGTACCATTTGCTATGAAAATCAAATTGATTCAGTGCTGTATAGTTGTGGTCATATGTGCATGTGCTACGATTGCGCCATCGAACAATGGCGCGGTGTGGGTGGCGGGCAATGTCCTCTTTGCCGGGCCGTCATTAGAGATGTTATACGCACTTATACCACATAA
- the neur gene encoding protein neuralized isoform X2 yields MGQSASKIVRRSPSSCPGPNNLPPLQFHHVHGDNIRISRDGTLARRFESFCRAITFSARPVRINERICVKFAEISNNWNGGIRFGFTSNDPSTLEGTLPKYACPDLTNRPGFWAKALHEQYCEKDNVLYYYVNSAGDVIYGINNEEKGVILSGIDTRGLLWTIIDIYGNCTGIEFLDARIYMYQQSGGVGMPPALMAPGMTGTLPGPQMAGGGLNPHHPNQQSRRSLPAGQYEHELERTVMTSMQSLNLAGDQVALASDLANGLPPLRYNANGRLIPVPFHITKGRNVRLSHDRFIASRTENDFCQGYVFTARPIRIGEKIIVQILKTEQMYVGALALGLTSCNPSALQPGDLPNDSDFLLDRPEYWVVSKDIAAAPQRGDEIAFFVAPNGEVTISKNNGPAVVVMHVDQSLQLWAFLDVYGSTQSVRMFRQQLPNMVNYPPSAVAGSSQRIVNMPVSESINSLNSQISENRKIIHPSQLNVTHGTISASTSTLASMQSTNNLAAGTNSGILNGTCSPPSAGGRMISMPSNGEMIQIQPNGGGTVLVVNLPPATSAMDLNSALSASQARIQQTANTTNSNSNATCSSGASSSSNVNTLVGNINNAQFMEPHTASSIAANNCASVTSNKLIDHTDSAGAECTICYENQIDSVLYSCGHMCMCYDCAIEQWRGVGGGQCPLCRAVIRDVIRTYTT; encoded by the exons TACGTCGTTCACCATCATCTTGCCCTGGTCCCAACAACTTGCCACCCCTACAATTTCACCACGTTCACGGCGACAACATACGCATTTCCCGCGATGGTACACTGGCACGACGTTTCGAGAGTTTCTGTCGCGCCATCACCTTTTCGGCCCGTCCCGTACGCATTAACGAACGTATTTGTGTGAAGTTTGCTGAAATTTCCAATAATTGGAATGGCGGCATACGTTTCGGTTTCACCAGCAATGATCCCTCCACTTTGGAGGGCACACTACCCAAATATGCCTGTCCCGATTTAACGAATCGTCCTGGCTTCTGGGCTAAAGCTTTGCATGAGCAATACTGCGAGAAGGACAATGTTCTGTACTACTATGTCAATTCGGCGGGAGATGTTATTTATGGCATCAACAATGAGGAGAAGGGTGTGATATTGTCGGGTATTGACACCAGAGGTTTACTATGGACTATTATTGATATTTATGGCAATTGTACGGGTATTGAGTTTTTGGATGCTCGCATTTATATGTATCAACAGAGTGGTGGTGTGGGCATGCCACCCGCTTTAATGGCTCCCGGCATGACGGGCACTTTGCCCGGTCCACAGATGGCAGGCGGAGGTTTGAATCCTCATCATCCTAATCAACAGTCGAGAAGATCCCTGCCAGCCGGCCAGTATGAACATGAATTGGAGCGCACCGTTATGACTTCTATGCAGTCCCTTAATTTGGCTGGCGATCAAGTAGCGTTGGCTTCTGATTTGGCCAATGGCTTGCCCCCACTAAGATATAATGCCAATGGTCGTTTGATACCCGTACCCTTTCACATTACCAAAGGACGTAATGTACGTTTATCGCACGACCGCTTTATAGCCTCACGCACGGAAAATGATTTCTGTCAAGGTTATGTTTTCACTGCCCGTCCCATCAGAATAGGGGAGAAAATAATTGTGCAAATACTGAAAACCGAACAAATGTATGTGGGAGCCTTGGCTTTGGGCTTGACCTCCTGCAATCCATCGGCCTTGCAGCCCGGAGATTTGCCCAATGATTCTGATTTCCTATTAGATCGTCCCGAATACTGGGTGGTGAGCAAGGATATAGCAGCCGCCCCTCAAAGAGGTGATGAGATTGCCTTCTTTGTGGCGCCCAATGGGGAAGTAACCATCAGTAAAAATAATGGCCCAGCGGTAGTGGTGATGCATGTCGATCAATCTTTACAATTGTGGGCCTTTTTGGATGTCTATGGTTCTACCCAGTCGGTGCGCATGTTCCGTCAACAACTGCCCAATATGGTAAATTATCCGCCCTCGGCCGTGGCTGGCTCCTCGCAGCGCATAGTCAACATGCCCGTTTCCGAGTCAATCAATAGTCTGAATAGTCAAATCTCTGAGAATCGCAAAATCATACACCCATCCCAGTTGAATGTAACACACGGCACTATAAGCGCCTCCACCTCCACATTGGCCTCGATGCAATCGACCAATAATCTGGCAGCCGGTACCAACTCAGGTATATTAAATGGTACTTGCTCACCGCCCTCCGCCGGCGGTCGTATGATCAGTATGCCCTCGAATGGCGAAATGATACAAATACAGCCGAACGGCGGCGGCACAGTGTTGGTTGTGAATTTACCGCCTGCCACTTCAGCCATGGATTTGAATAGTGCTTTGTCGGCCTCACAGGCACGCATCCAACAGACTGCGAATACAACGAACTCGAACTCGAATGCTACATGCTCAAGTGGTGCCAGCAGTAGTTCAAATGTTAATACACTAGTGGGAAATATTAATAACGCACAATTTATGGAG cCTCATACTGCCTCTTCTATTGCCGCTAACAATTGTGCCTCGGTAACCAGCAATAAATTAATAGATCACACCGATTCAGCTGGTGCTGAATGTACCATTTGCTATGAAAATCAAATTGATTCAGTGCTGTATAGTTGTGGTCATATGTGCATGTGCTACGATTGCGCCATCGAACAATGGCGCGGTGTGGGTGGCGGGCAATGTCCTCTTTGCCGGGCCGTCATTAGAGATGTTATACGCACTTATACCACATAA
- the LOC135949473 gene encoding very long-chain specific acyl-CoA dehydrogenase, mitochondrial-like — protein sequence MLKIGQKIIQTPKSNNLVRFYASAVPKTNVKHETKQEPKTNNSFMANIFRGNLVSTQVFPYPDVMSQDDKELISSLIDPMETFFAEVNNAAKNDENSKIDDHTLDQLWELGAFSMQVPNEFGGLGLNNTQYGRLCQIVGANDLGLGITIGAHQSIGFKGILLYGTPAQKAKYLPQVSTGKVYAAFALTEPSAGSDAGSIKCKAVKSSDGKHYILNGSKIWISNGGIADIMTVFAQTEITDEVTGEKKDKVTAFIVERGFGGVTNGAPEKKMGIKCSNTAEVYFEDVKIPIENVLGQEGEGFKVAMNILNNGRFGMGATLAGTMQYCIEKAVDHVNNRVQFGKKLKEYSAIQEKIAQMNMIQYATESMAFQISQNMDAGSQDYHLEAAISKVFASEAAWYVCDESIQILGGMGFMKETGLERVMRDLRIFRIFEGTNDILRLFVALTGIQYAGSHLKELQKAFKNPAANLGLIFKEASRRAASTVGIGGTDLSPYVVTDLQSHGKAAAECIDMFGQTVESLLLKYGKNIVHQQNVLNRLADAAIDIYSMVVVLSRSSRAVKQQLPTAEHELNMAKAWCYQANENARSNLRKATSSQQLGHYKEMSAIAENIIQNGGVNTTHVIE from the coding sequence ATGTTGAAGATcggacaaaaaattatacaaactcccaaatcaaataatttggtgAGATTTTATGCATCTGCAGTACCAAAGACCAATGTCAAGCATGAAACAAAACAAGAACCAAAAACGAATAACTCATTTATGGCCAACATTTTTCGTGGAAATCTAGTATCGACACAGGTATTTCCTTATCCCGATGTGATGTCACAAGATGATAAAGAACTAATTAGCAGTTTGATTGATCCCATGGAAACATTCTTTGCCGAAGTGAATAATGCTGCCAAAAACgatgaaaattccaaaatcgATGATCATACACTCGATCAATTGTGGGAATTGGGAGCTTTCTCAATGCAGGTGCCAAATGAATTTGGTGGTTTGGGTTTAAATAATACACAGTATGGTAGACTGTGCCAAATTGTTGGTGCTAATGATTTGGGTTTGGGCATTACAATTGGTGCTCATCAAAGTATTGGTTTCAAGGGCATTTTATTGTATGGCACACCAGCACAAAAAGCCAAATATTTGCCACAAGTGTCTACCGGAAAAGTATATGCTGCTTTTGCCTTAACAGAGCCCAGTGCCGGTTCAGATGCTGGTTCCATTAAGTGCAAAGCTGTAAAGTCCAGCGATGGCAAACATTACATATTGAATGGTTCTAAAATATGGATTTCTAATGGTGGTATTGCTGATATCATGACAGTGTTTGCCCAAACTGAGATAACCGATGAAGTTACCGGCGAAAAGAAAGACAAAGTTACTGCCTTTATTGTGGAAAGAGGTTTTGGTGGTGTCACCAATGGAGCACCCGAAAAGAAAATGGGCATTAAATGCTCCAACACAGCTGAAGTATATTTCGAAGACGTTAAGATACCCATTGAAAATGTTTTGGGACAAGAAGGCGAAGGCTTTAAAGTGGCCATGAACATTTTGAATAATGGTAGATTTGGCATGGGCGCTACACTAGCTGGCACCATGCAATATTGTATTGAAAAGGCTGTCGATCATGTTAACAATCGTGTACAGTTTGGCAAAAAACTTAAGGAATATTCGGCTATACAAGAGAAAATTGCCCAAATGAATATGATCCAATATGCCACTGAATCCATGGCATTCCAAATATCACAAAACATGGATGCCGGCAGCCAAGATTATCATTTAGAAGCGGCTATTTCAAAAGTTTTCGCCTCTGAGGCAGCTTGGTATGTGTGTGATGAGTCCATACAGATTTTGGGCGGCATGGGTTTCATGAAGGAAACTggcttggaaagagtaatgcgtGATTtgcgtatattcagaattttcgAGGGTACCAATGACATTTTAAGATTGTTTGTGGCTTTGACTGGCATACAATACGCTGGCTCTCATTTGAAGGAATTGCAAAAGGCCTTCAAAAATCCCGCAGCTAATTTAGGTTTAATATTCAAGGAAGCTTCTCGTCGTGCTGCCAGCACTGTTGGCATTGGCGGCACCGACTTATCACCCTATGTAGTGACAGATTTACAGTCACATGGCAAAGCTGCAGCAGAATGTATAGACATGTTTGGCCAAACTGTGGAATCACTTCTATTGAAGTATGGCAAAAATATTGTGCACCAACAAAATGTTCTCAACAGATTAGCCGATGCTGCCATTGATATCTACTCGATGGTGGTGGTATTATCACGTTCCAGCCGAGCAGTTAAGCAACAATTACCCACCGCTGAACATGAATTGAATATGGCCAAGGCTTGGTGTTATCAGGCCAACGAAAATGCCCGCTCGAATTTGCGCAAAGCTACCTCAAGTCAACAACTGGGACATTATAAGGAAATGTCTGCCATTGCTGAAAATATCATACAGAATGGTGGCGTCAATACGACACATGTTATAGAATAA
- the LOC135949474 gene encoding very long-chain specific acyl-CoA dehydrogenase, mitochondrial-like, with translation MLKIGKQVIQVPRTQYFLRYSTAALPKAKVQHEVKEETKTNTSFMANIFRGNLVSTQVFPYPDVLSQEDKELTQSLSEPFQRFYEEVNDAAKSDEDCKTDDKTLDKLWELGGFGIQVPQEYGGLELNNTQYGRLGQFVGYNDLGLGVTLGAHQSIGFKGILLYGTPEQKAKYLPQVATGKVFAAFCLTEPSAGSDASSIKCKAVKSADGKHYILNGSKIWISNGGMANIFTVFAKTEVVDKVTGEKKEKVTGFIVERAFGGVTNGPPEKKMGIKASITTEVYFEDVKVPVENVLGEVGEGFKVAMNILNNGRFGMGATMSGTMKYCIEKAVDHVNNRVQFGKKLKDYEAIKEKIAQMNVLQYATESMAFTISQNMDSGSQDYHLEAAISKIFASEAAWNVCDEAIQILGGMGFMKETGLERVMRDIRIFRIFEGTNDILRLFVALTGIQYAGSHLKELQKAFKNPAANLGLIFKEASRRAATTVGIGGTDLSPFIVTELQAHGKATAECIDLFGQTVESLLIKYGKNIIHEQNILNRLADAAIDIYAMVVVLSRSSRAVQQQLITAEHEINMTKAWCYQANERCRTNLRNATSSEQILHYKQLSEIAKKITETGGVNTTHVIE, from the coding sequence atgttgaaaattggtAAACAAGTGATACAGGTTCCAAGAACGCAATATTTTCTACGATACTCTACAGCTGCCTTGCCCAAGGCTAAAGTGCAACATGAAGTGAAAGAAGAAACGAAAACAAATACCTCTTTTATGGCCAACATATTTCGAGGAAATTTAGTATCCACTCAAGTCTTTCCATATCCAGATGTTCTTAGTCAAGAGGACAAAGAACTGACCCAAAGTCTGTCGGAACCCTTTCAACGATTTTACGAAGAAGTTAATGATGCTGCCAAAAGCGATGAGGATTGCAAAACTGATGATAAAACCCTAGATAAGTTATGGGAATTGGGTGGTTTTGGCATACAAGTTCCCCAGGAGTATGGCGGTTTGGAGCTGAACAATACACAATATGGTCGTCTTGGTCAATTCGTAGGTTATAATGATTTGGGCTTGGGTGTAACATTGGGAGCTCATCAAAGTATTGGCTTTAAAGGAATTTTGCTGTATGGCACTCCAGAACAAAAAGCCAAATATTTGCCACAAGTAGCTACCGGAAAAGTATTTGCTGCATTTTGTTTAACGGAACCCAGTGCTGGCTCAGATGCTAGTTCCATTAAATGTAAAGCTGTAAAGTCTGCCGATGGTAAACATTATATACTGAATGGTTCTAAAATTTGGATTTCCAATGGTGGCATGGCCAATATTTTCACTGTGTTTGCCAAAACTGAAGTTGTTGATAAAGTAACGGGAGAGAAAAAGGAAAAGGTTACAGGATTTATTGTGGAACGAGCATTTGGTGGTGTGACCAATGGCCCGCCTGAAAAGAAAATGGGCATTAAAGCCTCCATCACTACCGAAGTCTACTTTGAAGACGTTAAAGTACCCGTTGAAAATGTATTGGGCGAAGTTGGCGAAGGCTTTAAGGTGGCCATGAACATTTTGAATAATGGCCGTTTTGGTATGGGAGCCACCATGTCTGGCACCATGAAATACTGTATTGAAAAGGCCGTCGATCATGTTAACAATCGTGTACAGTTTGGTAAAAAACTAAAGGATTATGAAGCTATAAAGGAGAAGATTGCCCAAATGAATGTACTACAATATGCCACTGAATCAATGGCATTTACTATTTCCCAAAATATGGATTCAGGCAGTCAAGATTATCATTTAGAAGCAGCCATATCGAAAATATTTGCTTCAGAGGCTGCTTGGAATGTGTGTGATGAAGCTATTCAGATTTTGGGCGGCATGGGCTTTATGAAAGAAACTggcttggaaagagtaatgcgtGATATACgtattttcagaattttcgaGGGCACCAATGACATTTTAAGATTGTTTGTAGCTTTGACTGGCATACAATATGCCGGCTCTCATTTGAAGGAACTGCAAAAGGCCTTCAAAAATCCTGCCGCCAATTTGGGTTTAATATTTAAGGAAGCTTCTCGTCGTGCTGCCACCACAGTGGGTATTGGCGGCACAGATTTATCACCCTTTATTGTAACAGAATTGCAAGCCCATGGCAAAGCCACCGCAGAATGCATAgacctgtttggccaaaccgTGGAATCTCTCCTAATCAAATATGGCAAAAATATCATACATGAACAAAATATCCTTAATAGATTAGCTGATGCTGCCATCGATATCTATGCGATGGTGGTGGTATTATCACGTTCCAGCCGAGCAGTGCAGCAACAACTAATCACAGCTGAACATGAAATAAACATGACAAAAGCTTGGTGTTATCAGGCTAATGAAAGATGTCGCACAAATCTACGAAATGCTACATCAAGTGAACAAATTTTGCATTATAAGCAATTATCAGAGATAGCGAAAAAAATTACAGAAACCGGTGGCGTAAATACGACACATGTGATTGAATAA
- the LOC135949475 gene encoding very long-chain specific acyl-CoA dehydrogenase, mitochondrial-like produces the protein MLKIVKQVTLVPRTQYFMFYSTAALPRTKVQHEVKEETKSNSSFMANIFRGNLVSAQVFPYPDVLSPEDKELTISLQDPISRFYKEFNDAAKSDENCKTDDKTLDKLWELGCFGAQVSHDYGGMGINNTQYGRLGQIVGYNDLGLAITLGAHQSIGFKGILLYGTSEQKAKYLPQVTTGKIYAAFALTESSAGSDASSIKSKAVLSADGKHYVLNGTKIWISNGGFANIFTVFAQTEVVDKASGAKKDKVTAFIVERAFGGVTNGPPEKKMGINASSTTEVYFDNVKVPVENVLGEVGEGFKVAMNILNTGRYGMGAILSGSMKYCIEKAVDHVNNRVQFGKKLKEYKGIQEKIAQMNVIQYVTESMAFTISQNMDAGSQDYHLEAAISKVFASEAAWYVCDEAIQVLGGMGYMKEAGLERVLRDLRIFRIFEGTNDILRLFVALTGIQYAGSHLKELQKAFRNPAANFGFIFKEASRRAASTVGIGGTDLSPFIVNELQDHGKATAECIDLFGQSVESLLIKYGKNIIHEQNVLNRLANAAIDIFTMVVVLSRSSRAVQKNLPTAHHELNMTKAWCYQANERCRTNLRNATSSQQLLHYELLSDIAEKVTETGAVNTTHVLE, from the coding sequence atgttgaaaattgttaaacaagTGACACTGGTTCCtagaacacaatattttatgttttactctACTGCTGCTTTGCCCAGGACAAAGGTGCAACATGAAGTCAAAGaagaaacaaaatcaaattcctCTTTTATGGCCAACATATTTCGCGGAAATTTGGTATCAGCTCAAGTATTTCCTTACCCCGACGTACTTAGTCCGGAAGACAAGGAACTTACCATCAGCTTACAGGATCCCATTTCAAGATTCTACAAAGAATTTAATGATGCTGCCAAAAGTGATGAAAATTGCAAAACTGATGATAAAACCCTAGATAAGCTGTGGGAATTGGGATGTTTTGGTGCTCAAGTTTCGCACGATTATGGTGGTATGGGAATAAACAACACACAATATGGACGTCTGGGTCAGATTGTAGGATATAATGATTTGGGCTTGGCCATCACTTTGGGTGCCCATCAAAGTATTGGTTTCAAAGGCATTCTGCTGTATGGCACTTCGGAacaaaaagctaaatatttgcCGCAAGTAACCACCGGAAAGATATATGCTGCTTTTGCTTTAACAGAGTCCAGTGCTGGTTCAGATGCTAGCTCTATAAAAAGCAAAGCAGTCTTGTCAGCCGATGGTAAACATTATGTGTTGAATGGTACTAAAATTTGGATATCCAATGGTGGTTTTGCCAATATTTTCACGGTATTTGCTCAAACTGAGGTTGTGGACAAAGCCAGCGGTGCCAAGAAGGATAAAGTTACAGCATTTATTGTAGAACGGGCATTTGGCGGAGTAACCAATGGGCCACCTGAAAAGAAAATGGGCATTAATGCCTCCAGCACTACAGAAGTGTACTTTGACAATGTTAAAGTACCCGTTGAAAATGTATTGGGCGAAGTTGGTGAAGGCTTTAAGGTGGCCatgaacattttaaatactGGTCGTTATGGCATGGGCGCCATATTATCCGGCAGCATGAAGTACTGCATTGAAAAGGCGGTCGATCATGTTAACAATCGTGTTCAATTTGGTAAAAAACTCAAGGAGTATAAGGGCATACAAGAAAAGATTGCCCAAATGAATGTGATACAATACGTAACAGAATCAATGGCATTTACCATATCCCAGAATATGGATGCAGGCAGTCAAGATTATCACTTAGAGGCGGCCATTTCAAAAGTATTTGCCTCCGAAGCAGCCTGGTACGTATGTGATGAAGCTATACAGGTGCTCGGCGGTATGGGTTACATGAAAGAAGCTGGTCTTGAACGTGTTTTGCGTGATTTACgtattttcagaattttcgaAGGCACCAATGATATTTTAAGATTGTTTGTGGCTTTGACAGGCATACAATATGCTGGCTCTCATTTGAAAGAATTGCAAAAGGCCTTCAGAAATCCAGCTGCtaattttggttttatatttaaagaagcTTCGCGACGTGCTGCCAGCACTGTGGGTATTGGTGGCACAGATTTATCACCTTTTATTGTAAACGAGTTACAAGATCATGGCAAGGCCACTGCCGAATGTATAGACTTGTTTGGCCAATCGGTGGAGTCTCTACTAATCAAATATGGCAAAAATATTATACATGAACAAAACGTCCTTAATAGATTAGCTAATGCTGCCATCGATATATTTACAATGGTTGTGGTATTGTCACGTTCCAGCCGAGCAGTGCAGAAAAACCTACCCACTGCTCATCATGAGCTAAATATGACAAAAGCTTGGTGCTACCAGGCCAATGAAAGATGTCGAACAAATCTACGCAATGCTACATCAAGCCAACAGCTTTTGCATTATGAACTATTATCGGATATAGCTGAAAAAGTAACAGAAACTGGCGCCGTAAATACAACTCATGTGCTTGAATAA
- the LOC135964051 gene encoding thymidylate kinase — MTNMIKRGAFIVFEGCDRSGKSTQSRLLVEHLQKTAVPVKHMVFPERSSNIGQLINGYLTNKQDLNDETIHLLFAANRWEHTNEILNLLKSGTTLVVDRYSYSGVVYSAAKGMSLKWCMSPENGLPRPDIVFYLKAEADALLDRGNYGEERYEKKEFQMKVAKIYEEIYEKEKDYWHQVDAKQNPSDIHEQIKEKFADILKNVETNEISQIKW, encoded by the coding sequence atgaCTAATATGATAAAACGTGGTGCATTTATAGTATTTGAAGGCTGTGATCGCAGTGGAAAATCCACACAATCCCGTCTATTAGTAGAGCATTTACAAAAGACAGCTGTACCGGTAAAACACATGGTATTCCCAGAACGTTCATCCAACATTGGACAACTTATTAATGGCTATCTGACCAATAAACAAGATTTAAACGACGAAACAATACATCTGCTCTTTGCAGCCAACAGATGGGAGCAcacaaatgaaatattaaatttactcAAGTCCGGCACTACACTGGTGGTCGATCGCTATTCCTATTCGGGCGTTGTGTACAGTGCTGCTAAGGGTATGTCTTTGAAATGGTGTATGAGTCCGGAAAATGGTCTACCACGGCCAGACATTGTGTTCTATTTAAAAGCTGAAGCAGATGCTTTATTGGATCGCGGTAATTATGGTGAGGAACGTTATGAGAAAAAAGAATTCCAAATGAAAGTTGCCAAAATATACGAGGAAATTTACGAAAAGGAAAAAGACTATTGGCATCAAGTCGATGCTAAGCAAAATCCAAGCGATATACATGAACAAATTAAGGAAAAATTTGCAGATATTTTAAAGAACGTTGAGACAAATGAAATTAGCCAAATAAAGTGGTAA